The following are encoded in a window of Ricinus communis isolate WT05 ecotype wild-type chromosome 4, ASM1957865v1, whole genome shotgun sequence genomic DNA:
- the LOC8286229 gene encoding pheophytinase, chloroplastic isoform X3 codes for MGSMAAATEVHMNLLSARKGFGLQRKPPPVHLQNKLKFPNISSNAIMIIRCSSSSGAIANSSSYGKALEAEAIRKQCRKWVWKGQYSINYLVSSDDLQSSLQSSLPPLLLVHGFGASIPHWRRNIATLAQNYTVYAIDLLGFGASDKPKGFSYTMEGWAQLILDFLEEVVQKPTVLIGNSVGSLACVIAASESSPNFVRGLVLLNCAGGMNNKAIVDDWRIKLLLPVLLLVDFLLKQRAIASAIFERVKQRDTLRNILLSVYGNKESVDEELVE; via the exons ATGGGGTCAATGGCAGCAGCAACAGAGGTTCACATGAATTTATTATCAGCAAGAAAAGGATTTGGATTACAAAGGAAACCTCCTCCGGTTCATCTCCAGAACAAATTGAAATTTCCTAACATTAGTAGTAATGCCATAATGATAATCAGGTGCAGCAGCAGTAGTGGTGCTATTGCTAATTCCAGTAGTTATGGCAAAGCATTAGAGGCAGAAGCGATAAGGAAGCAGTGCAGAAAATGGGTATGGAAGGGACAATACtccattaattatttagtttcttCTGATGATTTACAGTCTTCCCTACAGTCTTCTCTCCCTCCTCTTCTCCTTGTTCATGGCTTCGGCGCCTCCATTCCTCACTGGCGCAG GAATATTGCAACATTGGCCCAAAATTACACTGTCTATGCCATTGACCTTCTTGGCTTTGGTGCTTCAGATAAGCCAAAGGGTTTTTCATACACCATGGAAGGATGGGCTCAG TTAATCTTGGATTTCTTGGAAGAAGTTGTTCAGAAGCCAACCGTGCTAATAGGGAACTCTGTTGGAAGTCTTGCTTGTGTTATTGCGGCTTCAG AATCCAGTCCAAATTTCGTTAGAGGGCTTGTGCTGTTGAATTGTGCTGGTGGCATGAACAACAAGGCCATTGTTGATGATTGGAGGATCAAGCTGTTGCTGCCTGTGCTTCTGCTTGTTGATTTTCTACTGAAGCAACGAGCAATTGCTTCAGCGATCTTTGAGCGTGTTAAACAGAG AGACACACTGAGGAACATTTTATTGTCTGTTTATGGAAATAAGGAGTCTGTGGATGAAGAACTTGTGGAG TGA
- the LOC8286229 gene encoding pheophytinase, chloroplastic isoform X2: MGSMAAATEVHMNLLSARKGFGLQRKPPPVHLQNKLKFPNISSNAIMIIRCSSSSGAIANSSSYGKALEAEAIRKQCRKWVWKGQYSINYLVSSDDLQSSLQSSLPPLLLVHGFGASIPHWRRNIATLAQNYTVYAIDLLGFGASDKPKGFSYTMEGWAQLILDFLEEVVQKPTVLIGNSVGSLACVIAASESSPNFVRGLVLLNCAGGMNNKAIVDDWRIKLLLPVLLLVDFLLKQRAIASAIFERVKQRDTLRNILLSVYGNKESVDEELVEIIRGPANDDGALDAFVSIVTGPPGPNPVKLMPRISIPVLVLWGDQDPFTPLDGPVGKFFSSLPSQFSNVTLYVLEGVGHCPHDDIPDLVHENLLPWLSQVAAL; encoded by the exons ATGGGGTCAATGGCAGCAGCAACAGAGGTTCACATGAATTTATTATCAGCAAGAAAAGGATTTGGATTACAAAGGAAACCTCCTCCGGTTCATCTCCAGAACAAATTGAAATTTCCTAACATTAGTAGTAATGCCATAATGATAATCAGGTGCAGCAGCAGTAGTGGTGCTATTGCTAATTCCAGTAGTTATGGCAAAGCATTAGAGGCAGAAGCGATAAGGAAGCAGTGCAGAAAATGGGTATGGAAGGGACAATACtccattaattatttagtttcttCTGATGATTTACAGTCTTCCCTACAGTCTTCTCTCCCTCCTCTTCTCCTTGTTCATGGCTTCGGCGCCTCCATTCCTCACTGGCGCAG GAATATTGCAACATTGGCCCAAAATTACACTGTCTATGCCATTGACCTTCTTGGCTTTGGTGCTTCAGATAAGCCAAAGGGTTTTTCATACACCATGGAAGGATGGGCTCAG TTAATCTTGGATTTCTTGGAAGAAGTTGTTCAGAAGCCAACCGTGCTAATAGGGAACTCTGTTGGAAGTCTTGCTTGTGTTATTGCGGCTTCAG AATCCAGTCCAAATTTCGTTAGAGGGCTTGTGCTGTTGAATTGTGCTGGTGGCATGAACAACAAGGCCATTGTTGATGATTGGAGGATCAAGCTGTTGCTGCCTGTGCTTCTGCTTGTTGATTTTCTACTGAAGCAACGAGCAATTGCTTCAGCGATCTTTGAGCGTGTTAAACAGAG AGACACACTGAGGAACATTTTATTGTCTGTTTATGGAAATAAGGAGTCTGTGGATGAAGAACTTGTGGAG ATCATTAGAGGACCTGCAAATGATGATGGGGCACTTGATGCTTTTGTTTCCATAGTGACAGGCCCACCAGGGCCAAATCCTGTGAAGTTGATGCCAAGAATTTCCATACCTGTTCTAGTTCTATGGGGTGATCAGGACCCATTCACACCTCTTGATGGACCTGTTGGTaaatttttctcttctcttccttcTCAATTCTCAAATGTTACTCTTTATGTATTGGAAGGGGTTGGGCACTGTCCCCATGATGACATTCCTGACTTGGTCCATGAAAATTTGCTTCCTTGGTTGTCTCAAGTTGCTGCTTTATGA
- the LOC8286229 gene encoding pheophytinase, chloroplastic isoform X1, which translates to MGSMAAATEVHMNLLSARKGFGLQRKPPPVHLQNKLKFPNISSNAIMIIRCSSSSGAIANSSSYGKALEAEAIRKQCRKWVWKGQYSINYLVSSDDLQSSLQSSLPPLLLVHGFGASIPHWRRNIATLAQNYTVYAIDLLGFGASDKPKGFSYTMEGWAQLILDFLEEVVQKPTVLIGNSVGSLACVIAASESSPNFVRGLVLLNCAGGMNNKAIVDDWRIKLLLPVLLLVDFLLKQRAIASAIFERVKQSYCVTCRDTLRNILLSVYGNKESVDEELVEIIRGPANDDGALDAFVSIVTGPPGPNPVKLMPRISIPVLVLWGDQDPFTPLDGPVGKFFSSLPSQFSNVTLYVLEGVGHCPHDDIPDLVHENLLPWLSQVAAL; encoded by the exons ATGGGGTCAATGGCAGCAGCAACAGAGGTTCACATGAATTTATTATCAGCAAGAAAAGGATTTGGATTACAAAGGAAACCTCCTCCGGTTCATCTCCAGAACAAATTGAAATTTCCTAACATTAGTAGTAATGCCATAATGATAATCAGGTGCAGCAGCAGTAGTGGTGCTATTGCTAATTCCAGTAGTTATGGCAAAGCATTAGAGGCAGAAGCGATAAGGAAGCAGTGCAGAAAATGGGTATGGAAGGGACAATACtccattaattatttagtttcttCTGATGATTTACAGTCTTCCCTACAGTCTTCTCTCCCTCCTCTTCTCCTTGTTCATGGCTTCGGCGCCTCCATTCCTCACTGGCGCAG GAATATTGCAACATTGGCCCAAAATTACACTGTCTATGCCATTGACCTTCTTGGCTTTGGTGCTTCAGATAAGCCAAAGGGTTTTTCATACACCATGGAAGGATGGGCTCAG TTAATCTTGGATTTCTTGGAAGAAGTTGTTCAGAAGCCAACCGTGCTAATAGGGAACTCTGTTGGAAGTCTTGCTTGTGTTATTGCGGCTTCAG AATCCAGTCCAAATTTCGTTAGAGGGCTTGTGCTGTTGAATTGTGCTGGTGGCATGAACAACAAGGCCATTGTTGATGATTGGAGGATCAAGCTGTTGCTGCCTGTGCTTCTGCTTGTTGATTTTCTACTGAAGCAACGAGCAATTGCTTCAGCGATCTTTGAGCGTGTTAAACAGAG TTATTGTGTCACATGCAGAGACACACTGAGGAACATTTTATTGTCTGTTTATGGAAATAAGGAGTCTGTGGATGAAGAACTTGTGGAG ATCATTAGAGGACCTGCAAATGATGATGGGGCACTTGATGCTTTTGTTTCCATAGTGACAGGCCCACCAGGGCCAAATCCTGTGAAGTTGATGCCAAGAATTTCCATACCTGTTCTAGTTCTATGGGGTGATCAGGACCCATTCACACCTCTTGATGGACCTGTTGGTaaatttttctcttctcttccttcTCAATTCTCAAATGTTACTCTTTATGTATTGGAAGGGGTTGGGCACTGTCCCCATGATGACATTCCTGACTTGGTCCATGAAAATTTGCTTCCTTGGTTGTCTCAAGTTGCTGCTTTATGA